One Campylobacter concisus DNA segment encodes these proteins:
- the ccoS gene encoding cbb3-type cytochrome oxidase assembly protein CcoS — protein MDTTTLAMLVFISVLMGAALLFGVLWGIKNRQFEDYRKFLDGANLDGEDALNEAYALELRKKEALKKRLEASKNEHESKGEHDEADKKL, from the coding sequence GTGGATACAACGACTCTTGCGATGCTTGTTTTTATCTCGGTTTTGATGGGGGCGGCCCTGCTTTTTGGCGTGCTTTGGGGGATAAAAAATAGGCAGTTTGAAGACTACCGCAAATTTTTAGACGGAGCGAATTTAGATGGCGAAGATGCGCTAAATGAAGCCTATGCACTCGAACTTCGCAAAAAAGAGGCACTAAAAAAGAGGCTAGAAGCTAGCAAAAATGAGCATGAAAGCAAGGGCGAGCATGATGAGGCCGACAAAAAACTCTAA
- a CDS encoding LysE/ArgO family amino acid transporter, with protein MQAFISGFFTSLSLILAIGAQNAFVLKQGIKRENIFIICLICAISDALLIFAGVFGLGSLVQNFSIIKQITLYGGFLFLLFYALKSFHACFFKDLSMDTSSDYARSNLKKNILLTLAFTWLNPHVYLDTMILIGSVSTKFKDENLIFGVGASLASFCFFFALGYLARFLAPIFARPISWKILEFFVGLIMLALAFMLIFASF; from the coding sequence TTGCAAGCGTTTATATCTGGATTTTTCACCTCTTTATCGCTCATTTTAGCCATTGGCGCGCAAAACGCATTTGTGCTAAAACAGGGCATCAAAAGAGAAAATATCTTTATCATCTGCCTTATTTGCGCTATTAGCGACGCCCTCTTGATCTTTGCAGGAGTTTTTGGGCTTGGTAGCCTCGTGCAAAATTTTTCTATCATCAAGCAAATCACCCTATATGGTGGCTTTTTATTTTTACTATTTTACGCACTAAAGAGCTTTCATGCGTGCTTTTTTAAGGATCTTAGCATGGATACCAGCAGCGATTATGCCAGATCAAATTTAAAGAAAAACATCCTTTTAACGCTCGCATTTACTTGGCTAAATCCTCACGTCTATCTTGACACCATGATCCTAATAGGCTCGGTTTCTACTAAATTTAAAGATGAAAATTTGATATTTGGCGTGGGAGCCAGTCTTGCCTCGTTTTGTTTTTTCTTTGCACTTGGCTATCTGGCTAGATTTTTAGCGCCCATCTTTGCAAGGCCCATCTCTTGGAAAATTTTAGAGTTTTTTGTCGGCCTCATCATGCTCGCCCTTGCTTTCATGCTCATTTTTGCTAGCTTCTAG
- the glnA gene encoding type I glutamate--ammonia ligase, with protein sequence MGKFVQNIDHFFDFCKENEVKFVDFRFTDLNGAWHSISYNIKAVTKENFTNGIPMDASSMNGWQPIDKSDMIMKPEATSAFLDPFTSDITVVVFCDIFDIYKGQIYEKCPRSIAKRAMQYVKDSGLGDEAYFGPENEFFVFDNVKIIDSPNCAMYQVDSEEGEWNDAADFKDSYNTGHRPRRKGGYLMTQPIDSMVDLRAEMMQVLEQVGLEVFLGHHEVAQGQGEIGVKFGNLVEAADNVQIYKYVVRMVAHLNGKTVTFMPKPLYGDNGSGMHVHQSVWKDGKNLFYKEGNYANLSDFARHYIGGVLKHARSVAAFTNPSTNSYKRLIPGFEAPSILTYSSQNRSASIRIPYGAGEKSVRAEMRFPDSTANPYLAFSAMLMAGLDGVKNKYEPVGPMDENLFKLHLDEIRERGIEQLPHTLRGSLEALIRDNEYLKPIMTDLFIDTYQHMKFETQVWPYEARPTAYEFKTCFSC encoded by the coding sequence ATGGGAAAATTTGTCCAAAACATCGATCATTTTTTTGATTTTTGCAAAGAAAATGAAGTTAAATTTGTAGATTTTAGATTTACCGATCTAAACGGCGCTTGGCACAGCATAAGCTACAACATAAAAGCTGTTACAAAAGAGAATTTCACAAACGGCATCCCGATGGACGCTAGCTCGATGAACGGCTGGCAGCCTATCGACAAGAGCGATATGATAATGAAGCCAGAAGCGACATCTGCGTTTTTGGACCCATTTACCTCTGATATCACAGTCGTTGTTTTTTGCGACATTTTCGACATCTACAAAGGTCAAATTTATGAAAAATGCCCTCGCTCGATCGCAAAAAGAGCGATGCAATATGTAAAAGATAGCGGCCTTGGCGATGAGGCTTATTTTGGCCCTGAGAACGAATTTTTTGTATTTGATAATGTAAAAATCATCGACAGCCCAAACTGCGCGATGTATCAAGTAGATAGCGAAGAAGGCGAGTGGAACGACGCTGCAGACTTCAAAGATAGCTACAACACAGGTCACCGCCCACGAAGAAAAGGCGGCTACTTGATGACTCAGCCAATCGACAGCATGGTCGATCTAAGAGCTGAAATGATGCAAGTTTTAGAGCAAGTTGGTCTTGAAGTATTTTTAGGACACCACGAGGTCGCACAAGGTCAAGGCGAGATCGGCGTGAAATTTGGCAACCTAGTCGAGGCTGCTGACAACGTTCAAATTTACAAATACGTCGTTCGCATGGTCGCTCACCTAAACGGCAAGACAGTTACATTTATGCCAAAACCACTCTACGGCGACAACGGCAGCGGCATGCACGTGCATCAATCAGTCTGGAAAGATGGCAAAAATTTATTCTACAAAGAGGGCAACTACGCAAATTTAAGTGACTTTGCAAGGCACTACATCGGTGGCGTTTTAAAACACGCAAGAAGCGTTGCAGCTTTCACAAACCCAAGCACAAATAGCTACAAACGCCTAATCCCAGGCTTTGAAGCGCCATCTATCCTCACCTACTCAAGCCAAAACCGCTCAGCGAGCATCCGCATACCTTACGGAGCTGGCGAGAAGTCAGTTAGAGCTGAGATGAGATTTCCAGATAGCACAGCAAACCCTTATCTAGCCTTCTCAGCGATGTTAATGGCAGGGCTTGACGGCGTTAAAAACAAATACGAGCCAGTTGGTCCGATGGATGAAAATTTATTTAAACTTCACCTAGATGAGATCAGAGAGCGTGGCATCGAGCAGCTACCACACACACTTCGTGGCAGCCTTGAAGCGCTTATCCGCGATAACGAATACCTAAAACCGATAATGACCGATCTTTTCATCGACACTTATCAGCACATGAAATTTGAAACTCAGGTTTGGCCTTACGAAGCACGTCCAACCGCTTATGAATTTAAGACTTGCTTCTCTTGCTAA
- a CDS encoding heavy metal translocating P-type ATPase: MKCRCSHCKQSFDESAMIEAKGGLKFCCVGCKGVYEILNESGLGEFYERLGKNTLNPASSGANVKNLAANFSELVTKEGEFSKISLLIDGITCSACIWLLEKALFSLPGILEVNINSLSQKAVIVFDEQELLVEQIIEKIYAVGYTPKAYAASQKEDELVKKRRNFYAKALVGVFATMNIMWLAIAQYGGYFSGIRSDVKDLLSFAQFVLATPVLFYTGSEFFKGAKIAIKNASPNMDLLVITGASITYIYSIFAMLTRSGESYFDSVAMIITFVFIGKFLEILGKKKALETSNFLSDMLLAKVCVLEDGKDILKEPKDVNLGEKIVLRAGERALLDGVVLSGEASIDSSSLTGESLPLLLGSGGEVKSGVVCLNGQIVYETGQIFKNSYLNKLINLLQNAELKKPNIELAVNKIASKFSLSVLTLAFFTFWFWYFKFSFSEAVVTAVSVIVIACPCALALATPVSSVCALGVAFKNKVLFKEAKFFESLAKCDVAVFDKTGTLTKAKFEVSEFFIKEGVSIDKIYSLCLISNHQISVAVAEFLKQKGAKKVELENANLSVAKGVSADIAGERFVAGSRRFLAENGVKFEESEENVSFFVGKHGELVAKFYLKDSVKPEAKALIDELKSAGMKVCILSGDVQNVVKNVADELGVSEFGAGMLPDEKAKFIAGLKQQGKKVLMVGDGINDAAALSLAHVSICMGSGAAVSLEKSDVVLLDDSLQSLAKAVKISKFTYKTIKQNLLFCLLYNALSLPFAVCGYVMPLFAAFFMSASSLSVILNSLFIVRKFKDK, translated from the coding sequence GTGAAGTGTAGGTGCTCTCACTGCAAGCAAAGCTTTGATGAAAGCGCGATGATAGAGGCTAAGGGTGGGCTTAAATTTTGCTGTGTCGGCTGCAAGGGCGTCTATGAAATTTTAAATGAAAGCGGCCTTGGCGAGTTTTACGAGAGGCTTGGCAAAAACACGCTAAATCCTGCAAGTAGCGGTGCAAATGTCAAAAATTTAGCTGCAAATTTTAGCGAGCTGGTGACAAAAGAGGGCGAGTTTTCTAAAATTTCACTTCTCATTGACGGCATAACCTGCTCGGCGTGCATCTGGCTGCTTGAAAAGGCGCTTTTTAGCCTGCCTGGCATCTTGGAGGTAAATATCAACTCGCTTAGCCAAAAGGCGGTCATCGTTTTTGACGAGCAAGAGCTTTTGGTGGAACAGATAATTGAGAAAATTTACGCCGTTGGCTACACTCCAAAGGCCTACGCAGCGAGCCAAAAAGAGGACGAGCTAGTCAAAAAAAGGCGAAATTTCTACGCAAAAGCGCTTGTTGGCGTCTTTGCCACGATGAATATCATGTGGCTGGCGATCGCGCAGTATGGCGGCTACTTTAGCGGTATCAGAAGCGACGTGAAGGACCTACTAAGCTTCGCGCAGTTTGTGCTGGCAACACCTGTGCTTTTCTACACCGGCAGCGAGTTTTTTAAAGGGGCAAAAATCGCCATTAAAAACGCCTCGCCAAATATGGACCTGCTTGTCATCACGGGGGCTAGCATAACCTATATCTACTCGATATTTGCGATGCTTACAAGAAGCGGCGAGAGTTATTTTGACTCGGTTGCTATGATCATAACCTTTGTTTTTATCGGTAAATTTTTAGAAATTTTAGGCAAGAAAAAGGCACTTGAGACTTCAAATTTCTTAAGCGACATGCTGCTTGCAAAAGTGTGCGTTTTAGAGGATGGCAAAGACATTTTAAAAGAGCCAAAGGATGTAAATTTAGGCGAAAAGATCGTGCTAAGAGCTGGCGAGAGGGCGCTACTTGACGGAGTGGTGCTTAGTGGCGAGGCAAGCATCGATAGTTCAAGCCTAACAGGCGAGAGTTTGCCACTTTTGCTAGGCTCTGGCGGCGAGGTCAAAAGCGGTGTTGTCTGCCTAAACGGGCAGATCGTCTATGAGACAGGGCAAATTTTTAAAAACTCATATCTTAATAAGCTTATAAATTTACTCCAAAACGCAGAGCTAAAAAAGCCAAATATCGAGCTAGCAGTCAATAAAATCGCCTCGAAATTCTCTCTTAGCGTGCTAACTCTAGCTTTTTTTACATTTTGGTTTTGGTATTTTAAATTTAGCTTTTCAGAAGCGGTAGTGACAGCTGTGAGCGTCATCGTGATCGCTTGCCCTTGTGCGCTTGCCCTTGCCACGCCAGTTAGCAGCGTTTGCGCCCTTGGGGTTGCCTTTAAAAACAAGGTGCTTTTTAAGGAGGCTAAATTTTTTGAAAGCCTTGCAAAGTGCGATGTGGCGGTATTTGACAAGACTGGGACGCTCACAAAGGCTAAATTTGAAGTGAGCGAGTTTTTTATAAAAGAGGGCGTGAGTATTGATAAAATTTACTCGCTTTGTCTCATCTCAAACCACCAAATAAGCGTGGCGGTGGCTGAGTTTTTAAAGCAAAAAGGCGCAAAAAAAGTTGAGCTTGAAAATGCAAATTTAAGCGTGGCAAAGGGAGTTAGCGCTGATATCGCAGGTGAGCGTTTTGTGGCTGGAAGTAGGCGCTTTTTGGCTGAAAACGGGGTGAAATTTGAAGAGAGTGAAGAAAATGTGAGCTTTTTTGTTGGCAAGCATGGCGAGCTGGTGGCTAAATTTTACCTAAAAGATAGCGTAAAGCCCGAGGCAAAGGCTTTGATAGACGAGCTAAAGAGTGCTGGCATGAAGGTGTGCATCCTAAGTGGCGACGTGCAAAATGTGGTAAAAAACGTAGCAGACGAGCTTGGCGTGAGCGAGTTTGGAGCAGGGATGCTGCCTGATGAAAAGGCTAAATTTATAGCTGGTCTTAAGCAGCAGGGCAAAAAGGTGCTGATGGTAGGGGACGGCATAAACGACGCAGCCGCACTTAGTCTTGCTCACGTGTCTATTTGCATGGGAAGTGGCGCTGCGGTGAGCTTAGAAAAAAGCGACGTGGTGCTACTTGATGACAGCCTTCAAAGCCTTGCAAAAGCGGTGAAAATTTCAAAATTTACTTATAAAACGATAAAGCAAAATTTACTCTTTTGCCTGCTTTATAACGCCCTTAGTCTGCCATTTGCCGTGTGTGGCTACGTCATGCCGCTATTTGCCGCGTTTTTCATGTCGGCAAGCTCGCTAAGCGTCATACTAAACTCGCTTTTTATAGTTAGAAAATTTAAGGACAAATAG
- a CDS encoding DNA polymerase III subunit gamma/tau gives MQALALKYRPKNFDELIGQEAVSKSLTHALDENRVSHAYLFSGLRGSGKTSSARIFAKALVCEKGPTSRPCEVCAQCVMANESRHMDIIEMDAASHRKIDDIRELIEQTKYAPTAARYKIFIIDEVHMLTKEAFNALLKTLEEPPSYVKFILATTDPLKLPTTVLSRTQHFRFKQISRYEIVKHLEFILSKEGVSYEREALEILARSGGGSLRDTLTLLDQAIIYGAGNITKSSVAEMLGLLDPSRIEQIIEHVANADKNAIRVLVTELETYEPEMIIDEILANLKQRFLDNDPKFSLLIYERFFRILAQAKSMLSVSSDNGFVLMLMLFMMIEALNLQDIDEAIKLAKSEPSVAIEPKAGVSEQILAIKEAPKSPYEQFVAKIYDRSFELGEIFKNHISFSFLNENELGLVVNATGDELAFFKKSWGVMHEILHTIFGKKIKIVNAKTQIPAAKPEPQTPPQEPQDKYSYLDEEIAKIKARQQDEQKDEPASKPEVVPETSVNTLSQPQNDFAKELMSLSQSKSPEELKKQREEGVIKEANRLFGQPEVQNS, from the coding sequence TTGCAAGCACTAGCCCTAAAATATCGACCAAAAAATTTTGACGAGCTCATCGGACAAGAAGCCGTAAGCAAGAGCCTAACCCACGCACTTGATGAGAACAGAGTGAGCCATGCCTATTTGTTTTCAGGCCTTAGGGGAAGCGGCAAGACATCGAGCGCTAGGATATTTGCAAAGGCTTTGGTCTGCGAGAAAGGGCCAACTTCTAGGCCTTGTGAGGTCTGCGCGCAGTGCGTGATGGCAAACGAGTCGCGCCACATGGATATCATCGAGATGGACGCAGCCAGCCACAGAAAGATCGACGATATAAGGGAACTCATCGAGCAGACAAAATACGCTCCGACGGCTGCTAGATATAAAATTTTCATCATCGACGAAGTGCATATGCTAACAAAAGAGGCGTTTAATGCGCTCTTAAAGACGCTTGAAGAGCCGCCAAGCTACGTTAAATTTATCCTTGCAACCACCGACCCTTTGAAGCTGCCAACAACGGTGCTTTCAAGGACGCAGCATTTTAGATTTAAGCAAATAAGCAGATATGAGATCGTAAAACACCTTGAATTTATCCTTAGCAAAGAGGGCGTGAGCTACGAGAGGGAGGCGCTTGAGATACTAGCTAGAAGTGGCGGCGGCTCGCTAAGAGATACACTAACACTGCTTGATCAAGCTATTATTTATGGCGCTGGCAATATCACAAAATCAAGCGTGGCGGAGATGCTTGGTCTTCTTGATCCAAGTAGGATCGAGCAGATCATCGAGCACGTTGCAAATGCCGATAAAAACGCCATAAGAGTGCTAGTAACCGAGCTTGAGACCTATGAGCCAGAGATGATCATAGATGAAATTTTGGCAAATTTAAAGCAGAGATTTTTAGATAACGACCCAAAATTTTCACTTCTTATATATGAGAGATTTTTTAGGATATTGGCGCAGGCAAAGTCGATGTTAAGCGTATCAAGCGACAATGGCTTTGTGCTGATGCTTATGCTTTTTATGATGATAGAGGCGCTAAATTTACAAGATATCGATGAAGCCATAAAGCTTGCTAAGAGCGAGCCTAGTGTGGCTATAGAGCCAAAAGCTGGCGTGAGTGAGCAAATTTTAGCCATAAAAGAAGCGCCAAAGTCGCCCTACGAGCAGTTTGTGGCAAAAATTTATGATAGAAGCTTTGAGCTTGGAGAAATTTTTAAAAATCACATAAGTTTTAGCTTTTTAAATGAAAATGAGCTTGGCTTGGTCGTCAATGCAACTGGCGATGAGCTCGCGTTTTTCAAAAAAAGCTGGGGCGTAATGCATGAAATTTTACATACAATTTTTGGTAAAAAAATAAAGATCGTAAATGCCAAAACTCAAATTCCTGCCGCAAAGCCAGAGCCTCAAACTCCGCCACAAGAGCCACAGGATAAATATAGCTACCTTGATGAGGAGATCGCCAAGATAAAGGCTAGACAGCAAGACGAGCAAAAAGATGAGCCAGCAAGCAAGCCCGAGGTAGTGCCTGAAACTAGTGTAAATACGCTATCTCAGCCACAAAATGACTTTGCAAAAGAGCTGATGTCGCTAAGTCAGAGCAAGAGCCCAGAAGAGCTTAAAAAGCAAAGAGAAGAGGGCGTTATAAAAGAGGCAAATAGGCTCTTTGGACAGCCTGAAGTGCAAAATAGCTAG
- a CDS encoding GyrI-like domain-containing protein: protein MKTINLEDSFEIYGVKTRTKNEDEMDGNGKIPALWSKFMSEYYDGKSEIYSVYCNYESDFNGHYDNFIGTISRQKDSENLNIQSGKYALFSFANEPQNVAKFWDEIWRYFESSELERTYKTDFEKYLKNKIEIYISIK from the coding sequence ATGAAGACTATAAATTTAGAAGATAGCTTTGAAATTTATGGAGTAAAAACTCGCACTAAAAATGAAGATGAAATGGACGGCAACGGTAAAATTCCAGCTTTATGGTCCAAATTTATGAGTGAATACTATGATGGCAAGAGTGAAATTTATAGTGTTTACTGTAACTACGAAAGTGATTTTAATGGACATTACGATAACTTCATCGGCACAATATCACGCCAAAAAGATAGTGAAAATTTAAATATACAAAGCGGAAAGTACGCTCTTTTTAGCTTTGCAAATGAGCCACAAAATGTTGCAAAATTTTGGGATGAAATTTGGAGATATTTTGAAAGTAGCGAGCTAGAAAGAACCTATAAAACAGACTTTGAAAAATACCTAAAAAATAAAATAGAAATTTATATATCAATAAAATAA
- a CDS encoding histidinol-phosphatase translates to MTVDLHNHTPLCNHAVGEPLEFVRCAIKANTKYFGFSDHAPMNYDEAYRMKFEEMQSYEDEILRLREEFGGEIEILLGYEMDFLDGFMDERVFARKVDYLIGSVHFFNGWAFDNPEFIGGYEGKDLDQIWQEYFDHIERSAKLGKFDIMGHIDLLKLFKFLPKKDVRILAKNAIKAIKEANLVVEINAAGFRKPIGEQYPSINLLELIAENDITITFGSDAHAKEDIGKNGEICEQIARNLGYSKCAIFKNRDRELVKF, encoded by the coding sequence ATGACCGTCGATCTTCACAACCACACACCGCTTTGCAACCACGCAGTTGGCGAACCGCTAGAATTTGTGAGATGCGCTATAAAAGCTAACACAAAATACTTTGGCTTTAGCGATCACGCGCCGATGAACTACGATGAAGCTTATAGGATGAAATTTGAAGAGATGCAAAGCTACGAAGACGAAATTTTACGTTTAAGAGAGGAATTTGGCGGTGAGATAGAAATTTTACTTGGCTACGAGATGGACTTTTTAGATGGCTTTATGGACGAGCGAGTTTTTGCTAGAAAGGTTGATTATCTAATAGGCTCTGTGCATTTTTTTAACGGCTGGGCGTTTGACAACCCTGAATTTATCGGTGGTTACGAGGGCAAAGACTTGGATCAAATTTGGCAGGAGTATTTTGATCACATAGAAAGATCAGCCAAACTTGGTAAATTTGACATCATGGGGCACATCGATCTTTTAAAACTCTTTAAATTTTTACCTAAAAAAGATGTCAGGATCCTAGCCAAAAACGCCATAAAAGCGATAAAAGAGGCAAATTTGGTGGTTGAGATAAACGCAGCTGGCTTTAGAAAGCCTATCGGCGAGCAATATCCAAGCATAAATTTACTTGAGCTTATCGCTGAAAATGACATAACCATCACCTTTGGCTCAGACGCTCACGCCAAAGAAGATATCGGCAAAAACGGCGAAATTTGCGAGCAGATAGCTAGAAATTTGGGATATTCAAAGTGTGCGATATTTAAAAATAGAGATAGAGAATTAGTAAAATTTTAG
- a CDS encoding chemotaxis protein: MTQEELDALMAGGLEDDLGDTKDASQEVADVKEETDEVAEVAEAMSAKADEPQAKSESSSKQSENYRVSADGVWPPPPPTEDHKMVHQLDDVTRDSEEKATQMFDKLETINNFFMDAESDSNSLKDAINSNVELFTTLSEKFPNIAAFSEALEKNNSLLGTIDNIISNLQMGQDEIMMAMDMMQYQDIHRQKIERVINVMRALSKYMNTLFEGRIDDEKRVGSAVHIAGDTTTENLVSNDDIEALIESLGKK; the protein is encoded by the coding sequence ATGACCCAAGAGGAACTTGACGCGCTTATGGCAGGCGGATTAGAGGATGATTTAGGTGATACTAAAGATGCCAGCCAAGAGGTCGCGGACGTCAAAGAGGAAACAGACGAGGTAGCAGAAGTTGCAGAGGCAATGAGTGCTAAAGCAGATGAGCCACAAGCAAAGTCAGAGAGTAGCTCAAAACAGAGCGAAAACTACAGAGTGAGTGCAGACGGCGTTTGGCCACCACCACCACCGACTGAAGACCATAAAATGGTACATCAGCTTGACGACGTGACAAGAGATAGCGAAGAGAAAGCTACTCAGATGTTTGACAAGCTTGAGACGATAAATAACTTTTTCATGGACGCCGAGAGCGACTCAAATAGCCTAAAAGACGCAATAAACTCAAACGTTGAGCTATTTACGACACTAAGTGAGAAATTTCCAAATATCGCTGCATTTAGCGAAGCTTTAGAGAAAAACAACTCGCTTCTTGGCACGATCGATAATATCATCTCAAATTTACAAATGGGACAAGATGAGATCATGATGGCTATGGATATGATGCAGTATCAAGACATCCACAGGCAAAAGATAGAGCGTGTTATCAACGTTATGAGGGCACTTAGCAAATATATGAATACATTGTTTGAAGGCCGCATTGACGATGAAAAACGTGTTGGTTCTGCTGTTCATATCGCTGGTGATACAACAACAGAAAACCTTGTCAGTAACGACGACATCGAAGCCTTGATAGAAAGTCTGGGTAAAAAATAG
- a CDS encoding peptidase U32 family protein, whose product MLKRPELLSPAGNLTKLKIALEYGADAVYGSVASFSLRTRSAREFNLETFKEAIDYTHERGKKFYATINAFPFNSQIEPLKRHLQTISAMKPDAFIIATPGVMSLAKEIAPDIEIHLSTQANVMNVLDAKIYHDMGAKRIVVAREMNLKDVIKIKEEIPTLDIEIFVHGSMCFAYSGRCLVSSVQSGRMSNRGSCANDCRFKYELYAKNEESGVLFRLEEDENGTHIMNSKDLCLISHIKEIVDSGVIDSFKIEGRTKSEYYAACTARAYKMAIDDAMDDKFDAQIYENEINTLKNRGFTDGYLVHRPYERTDTQNHVSSLEEGTHQVNAISEDGEFFKCKFKIFPDKGYEIVAPTGSHIDDGENEISKVYSQDGKKFIKFKQLITKKGKVMSEIHSGNENEINLGVKLPKFSFLREKI is encoded by the coding sequence GTGCTAAAAAGGCCTGAGCTTTTATCTCCAGCTGGAAATTTAACAAAACTTAAAATCGCCCTTGAATACGGAGCCGACGCTGTTTATGGCTCTGTGGCTAGCTTTTCACTAAGGACTAGATCAGCAAGGGAGTTTAACCTTGAAACATTCAAAGAGGCGATAGACTACACACACGAAAGAGGAAAGAAATTTTATGCGACCATAAATGCTTTTCCTTTTAACTCTCAGATAGAGCCACTAAAACGCCACCTACAAACCATCTCGGCGATGAAGCCAGATGCCTTTATTATCGCAACTCCAGGCGTCATGAGCCTAGCAAAAGAGATCGCTCCAGATATCGAGATACACCTATCAACTCAGGCAAACGTTATGAACGTGCTGGATGCTAAAATTTATCACGATATGGGCGCAAAACGCATTGTTGTGGCTAGAGAGATGAATTTAAAAGATGTTATAAAGATAAAAGAGGAAATTCCAACCCTTGATATCGAAATTTTCGTCCATGGCTCGATGTGCTTTGCCTACTCTGGTAGGTGCTTGGTAAGCTCAGTGCAAAGCGGTCGTATGTCAAACCGCGGCAGCTGCGCAAATGACTGCAGGTTTAAGTATGAACTCTATGCCAAAAATGAAGAGAGCGGCGTGCTTTTTCGCTTAGAAGAGGACGAAAACGGCACTCACATCATGAACTCAAAGGATCTTTGCCTCATCTCACACATCAAAGAGATCGTTGATAGCGGCGTAATAGATAGCTTTAAGATAGAGGGCCGCACAAAGAGCGAATACTACGCAGCCTGCACGGCAAGAGCCTATAAAATGGCGATAGATGACGCCATGGACGATAAATTTGACGCGCAAATTTATGAAAATGAGATAAATACGCTGAAAAATCGCGGCTTTACGGACGGCTACTTGGTACATAGACCCTATGAGCGAACCGATACGCAAAATCACGTTAGTAGCCTAGAAGAGGGCACACATCAGGTAAATGCAATAAGTGAAGATGGTGAATTTTTTAAGTGTAAATTTAAAATTTTCCCAGATAAGGGCTACGAGATCGTAGCACCTACTGGCTCACATATAGATGATGGTGAAAATGAAATTTCAAAGGTCTATTCACAAGATGGCAAGAAATTTATCAAATTTAAGCAGCTCATCACCAAAAAAGGCAAGGTCATGAGCGAAATTCACAGCGGTAATGAAAATGAGATAAACCTCGGCGTTAAGCTGCCAAAATTTAGTTTTTTAAGGGAGAAAATATGA
- the purE gene encoding 5-(carboxyamino)imidazole ribonucleotide mutase, which produces MKFVSIIMGSKSDYEIVSEAAKTLEKFGVKYELIISSAHRSPKRTSEYVANAEKKGAKVFIAAAGMAAHLAGAIAANTTKPVIGIPMAGSALSGVDALYSTVQMPSGMPVATLAIGKAGAINAAYLAVQILALEDEGLANALKADREAKIKALEDDSSKIEVIL; this is translated from the coding sequence ATGAAATTTGTTTCTATTATAATGGGAAGTAAAAGCGACTATGAGATCGTTAGCGAGGCGGCAAAGACTCTGGAGAAATTTGGCGTAAAATATGAACTGATAATCAGCTCAGCCCACAGAAGCCCAAAAAGAACTAGCGAATACGTCGCAAATGCCGAGAAAAAGGGTGCAAAAGTCTTCATCGCAGCTGCTGGCATGGCAGCTCACTTAGCTGGTGCGATCGCCGCAAACACAACAAAACCAGTGATCGGCATACCAATGGCTGGCTCAGCTCTAAGCGGCGTTGATGCACTTTACTCAACCGTGCAAATGCCAAGTGGCATGCCAGTGGCAACCCTAGCTATCGGCAAGGCTGGTGCGATAAATGCAGCCTATCTTGCGGTGCAAATTTTAGCCCTTGAAGATGAGGGGCTAGCAAATGCGCTAAAAGCCGACAGAGAGGCGAAGATAAAGGCTTTAGAGGATGATTCTTCAAAGATTGAAGTGATACTATAA
- a CDS encoding DUF3972 domain-containing protein — protein MQTYLGVDEFCKLVHLEREVIEDMINRGVLKTKEENGEILIEASEGTMSVVPSVSQNLSLQPQSQDGFTFVEKTIGTILNLHEKVLDAKDETLETLRNENKFLKEALISMQELYDEDRKTVETLTKQLKISQDEVEFLKRKYKLMWNQAVENFNGQK, from the coding sequence GTGCAGACCTATCTTGGAGTTGATGAATTTTGCAAACTTGTGCACTTGGAGCGCGAAGTTATCGAGGATATGATAAATCGTGGCGTTTTGAAAACCAAAGAGGAAAATGGAGAAATTTTGATAGAAGCGAGCGAGGGAACGATGAGCGTGGTGCCTAGTGTTTCGCAAAATTTATCTTTGCAGCCGCAAAGTCAAGATGGTTTTACCTTTGTTGAAAAGACGATCGGCACGATACTAAATTTACACGAAAAGGTGCTTGACGCAAAAGATGAGACGCTTGAAACCTTAAGAAATGAGAATAAATTTTTAAAAGAGGCGCTCATTTCGATGCAAGAGCTCTATGACGAGGATAGAAAAACGGTCGAAACACTTACAAAACAGCTTAAAATTTCACAAGATGAAGTTGAATTTCTAAAGCGAAAATACAAGCTCATGTGGAACCAAGCGGTTGAAAATTTTAACGGACAAAAGTAG